Proteins from one Clostridium cellulovorans 743B genomic window:
- a CDS encoding major tail protein — protein MATIGLDKLFYSKITEDADGNETYATPVSLAKAMSAELSVELAEATLYADDGAAEIVKEFQSGTLTLGIDDIGASVAGDLTGATIDKNHVLISTSEDGGTPVAIGFRAKKANGKYRYFWLYRVKFGIPATNLTTKGESIEFSTPSIEGTVLRRNKVDGLGKHPWKAEVSEDDTGVSATVIKNWYDDVYEPTYTTTGTTE, from the coding sequence ATGGCTACGATTGGTCTTGATAAATTATTTTATTCGAAAATCACAGAAGATGCAGACGGAAACGAAACCTACGCAACTCCTGTGTCTTTGGCAAAGGCTATGTCTGCGGAATTATCCGTGGAACTGGCAGAGGCTACGCTGTATGCCGATGACGGTGCTGCTGAAATCGTAAAAGAGTTTCAGAGCGGAACACTTACACTTGGTATTGATGACATTGGTGCATCTGTAGCGGGTGACCTTACAGGAGCAACCATTGATAAGAACCATGTGTTGATTTCAACATCCGAAGATGGTGGTACACCTGTTGCGATTGGATTCCGTGCAAAGAAAGCAAACGGAAAATACCGTTACTTCTGGTTATACCGTGTAAAATTTGGTATTCCTGCGACAAACCTTACCACAAAGGGAGAGAGCATTGAGTTTTCAACCCCATCTATTGAAGGAACGGTTCTTCGTAGAAACAAGGTGGACGGTCTTGGCAAGCATCCTTGGAAAGCAGAAGTGTCCGAAGATGATACAGGCGTTAGTGCTACAGTTATCAAGAATTGGTATGACGATGTATATGAGCCAACATATACAACTACAGGCACTACAGAATAA
- a CDS encoding HK97-gp10 family putative phage morphogenesis protein — MAKVSWKMPDDFLMKVSRLGEKTDVILPKVLEAGAEVVEAKVRSNLQSVVGKDTKYKSRSTGQLLDALGTSQPLQDKNGDFNIKVGFSEPRPDGESNAMLASVLEYGKSGQPAKPFMKPAKSASKSAAISAMKEKLEEEIKRV, encoded by the coding sequence GTGGCTAAAGTATCTTGGAAGATGCCAGATGACTTTCTGATGAAGGTATCAAGGCTTGGAGAGAAAACGGATGTCATTTTACCGAAGGTGCTTGAAGCAGGGGCAGAGGTTGTGGAGGCAAAGGTACGTTCCAATTTACAGTCTGTGGTTGGTAAAGACACAAAGTATAAGTCACGAAGTACGGGTCAGCTTTTGGATGCCCTTGGAACTTCGCAACCCCTACAGGATAAGAACGGAGATTTTAACATTAAAGTTGGATTTTCTGAACCACGTCCGGATGGGGAGAGCAATGCGATGTTGGCTTCTGTTCTTGAGTATGGGAAGAGTGGTCAGCCTGCAAAACCTTTTATGAAACCTGCGAAAAGTGCGAGTAAATCAGCCGCCATTAGTGCGATGAAAGAAAAACTGGAAGAGGAGATTAAAAGGGTATGA